Genomic DNA from Solanum dulcamara chromosome 4, daSolDulc1.2, whole genome shotgun sequence:
GATACGTCTCCCAAGTAAACAACATATCATTTAGGGTGTGTTCAGCAAGTAGGAAAACATTtattgaaaaatgtttttagATTTTCTCATGTTCGAttgatcaaaaaatattttctctaactAGAACGTGAACCAaacgccccccccccccccgcccccACTAACGTCACTGTAAAGATATAAAATAGTTTTTACTTATTGCTATATGTTTTGCAGGTTAATCAGAGTACTAGCAATCAGAATCTACTGATTCCAACATCTTAGCCTGAAATTGAGACCCTAAATTTGATTTCTTGATGACCTggaaacaacaaaaatattataaaatgagCAAAAGCAAAAGTATAGGATCTCCATCCAGGTAAAAGTTTATATACTAGTTAACAATCATTCTCAGTCATGTTctcactttttttcttctttcaggaAACTAATGCATGCTTCATCATCAGATGTTCAGTTCAACATTTATGGAGTGCCATTCTCTTTGAATAGGGTAAGAATTACGATAATCTTCCAACACTGAAATGATCTTCTAGCGTAACCGTGTGTGATTCTTGTGTCGTGTAAGACACCAAGGGATATATAGGGATGTTTGGTAGCCTTCTGCCCTTAATCAGAGGTCTCGAGTTTGAGTCTCAGTGCTTGGTAGGAAATAGACTCTTAATAATATGTGATTAATATGTGATTAATTTTCAACTTTCCTAAGGTGCTGATTTGTGTTGAACTTACAGGAACTTTTGGCTGCAAGATCTTCAAAGATAGCTGCATTGCTGAAAGAGAATCCTGAAGATGATCTTTCTCATTTGCTAGGAGATATTCCTACTGATTCTGAAACTTTTGAGCTTGTAGCAAGGTTCTGTCATGGCTTTGACATAAACTTGTCACCTGAGAATGTCATTAAAGTACTTTGTCTTGCTCACTATCTTGGAATGTCCGAGATTGATAACACCAACAACCTCGTAAAGAAGGCTTGTTTCTACTTTCAAAACAATATCCTTCCTAGCTGGAACAAGAGTATTAAAGCTCTCAAATCTGCAGAAACCGTTCTTCAACAAGCCGCGGATCTTGCCCTGGTTGATGCTTGTGCAGAGTCTATCATCGCCAAAGTACAGCATGATCCAAGTCTTCTTGGAGAGCCGATGAGGAATGTAACAACAACAGATGATGATAGTGAGAACGGTGAAAATGCCTACAAGCCAAATGTCAGGAGGAGGCTTTTTGTACTTGACTGGAAATCAGAGGACTTGACACTACTTTCCATTGCTCTCTACGAGCCCATAATTCGTGCAATGGTTCATCGAAAAGTCCCTCTGGAATATGTAGCATCTTCTTTGTTTCACTATCTCAACAAATGGGTTTTCTCGGACACTAAAGGAGAAGCTGATGATCCATCAACTTACGAAAGGAATTCTCGGAAAGAGATCATTGAGGCAGTGGAGAGACTGTTGCCTCAAGAAAGGGGGCTGATCCCCAGTTCTTTGCTCTCTCAAATGCTGCAATCCGCACTAATCTTGGATGCTCATAGTGAATGCAAAACCGGGTTGGAGATTAGAATAGGAAAGCAACTAGACCAGGCGACTGTCAAGGACCTCTTAATACCTGCACAAGGATATGCAAAAGAAGAGCAGTATGACACTGAAAGTGTGAAAAGAATATTGAAGAATTTCTACAGCAATTACGCAAGCACGGATATATCTGGCCTAGTCGTGGTAGCAGAACTTGTCGATGACTTCTTGGCTGAGGTTTCTAGTGACATAGATTTGAAGTTGAACACATTTTTATCACTAGCAGAGTTATCACAAGCAGCAACAGGAGGAACTAATAGAAATTCTGATGGTATGTATAGAGCAATTGATATATACTTAGACAAGCACAGATATCTCACAGATTGGGAAAGGGAGGAAGTTTGTAGGGTGTTGGATTGCAGCAAAATGTCTCCTGAAGCCTGTGAGCATGCTGCACAGAACGAAAAACTACCAGTTCGAGTGATGGTGCAGATTCTGTTTTCTGTGCAGCTGAAGTTGAAGGATACTGTGTCCAAGAGGACAAAGGGGAGTCTTGATAACCGATTGTTGAAGCAAGAAGAAGACGACGAAGATGCAAGGGAGATTAGCCATAGTGAAGAGGAAATGATGAAAGCAGAGATGGAAAAGATGGGAAGCAAGGTGATTGAGCTGGAGAAAGAATGTGATATGATGAGAAGGGAAATTCAAAGAGGTAGTTACCAGCACAAGATTCAAAAGGGGAAAACAAGCGTGTGGAAAGAAATGAAGAGGAAGCTTGGTTGTATGACAAGCTTGCATGAGACAAATTGccatgtgaagaagaaaaaagttcaTCCAAGATAGAAGATATCTTATGCTCTTTTATTCAACATAGAAGTTTGTGCACCTTCCATTTCTAtgcatattttctttctcaaaataaCATGAGGTTGGTAGGACTATTATTTCGTAGCTTCTCTAAAAAAAACAAATCCAGACCTATATGGGCCTTAATGTTCTGCGTTTAAAGCATATCCTTACTTATTTTTCCATGAAGAATTATTAGTTAAACATAAACACGCATTATAGAACGTAAAGATGAGTTTTCCTCCCAGTAGGAAAGCAAAAAAACTTTCACCAATTTGCAACTCTAGGTGTCTAACTCGGTGCACACACTTGCATAGACTTCGATATGGTGCAAGAATAGGCCTAAAACCATATTTTATAGCAAAAGTGCAAGCAACTTGTTTATTGCAACAAAGCCAAaatgacagtacaacaaacagTTATCTTCACATGTGACGCATACTGGTTCATTGCAACAAAGCCAAAATGTTTAACATAAGTGCGTTCACAGAGACCTGTTTTCCAGTAAACACTTGCAAAACAAACATTTTTTTCCAAGAGCAGAGTCGATACATCTTAATTAAGTTCAGAACTGTACATAATTTCGCCAACAAAGATGCAGTTCAACAGCATAGGTTTCATGTTGATAGCTAAAAACCTTCTACACAAAGTCCCTGCTCCCATAAGGATTCCAGAGCAACAAATGGAGTCACTTCACCATCTTcctcaaaaga
This window encodes:
- the LOC129884830 gene encoding BTB/POZ domain-containing protein At5g17580, which codes for MSEIDNTNNLVKKACFYFQNNILPSWNKSIKALKSAETVLQQAADLALVDACAESIIAKVQHDPSLLGEPMRNVTTTDDDSENGENAYKPNVRRRLFVLDWKSEDLTLLSIALYEPIIRAMVHRKVPLEYVASSLFHYLNKWVFSDTKGEADDPSTYERNSRKEIIEAVERLLPQERGLIPSSLLSQMLQSALILDAHSECKTGLEIRIGKQLDQATVKDLLIPAQGYAKEEQYDTESVKRILKNFYSNYASTDISGLVVVAELVDDFLAEVSSDIDLKLNTFLSLAELSQAATGGTNRNSDGMYRAIDIYLDKHRYLTDWEREEVCRVLDCSKMSPEACEHAAQNEKLPVRVMVQILFSVQLKLKDTVSKRTKGSLDNRLLKQEEDDEDAREISHSEEEMMKAEMEKMGSKVIELEKECDMMRREIQRGSYQHKIQKGKTSVWKEMKRKLGCMTSLHETNCHVKKKKVHPR